The following proteins are encoded in a genomic region of Sebastes fasciatus isolate fSebFas1 chromosome 12, fSebFas1.pri, whole genome shotgun sequence:
- the tmc4 gene encoding transmembrane channel-like protein 7: MASEPQRRGSTEVHDYAEENGYPSDQQSLRLRRVPSQVSNQNHPQFDWSSTPAEEDEEGSGGPPRDLRSSPLPMSLKRAVRQVQQMQVPVVSSRESWKRKKTKSLRKLKDNARGSLYFLILWSKTLQKIGGNFGGGVQSYFLFLRFLVVLNFVSFLLIAGFVLIPSIVFRSVEPSVVNSTGPEECMEYDPNPQGLVEFYNYFLDLLSGTGFMEYSYLFYGYYNNTMVEDNNFSYNIPLAYLFTAVFYFIFCLICIIARMGTAARVAVATGGSAGGNYSMIVFTSWDYGCLGDRATKLKQKNIHYQLQVDLEEESIRKRAAALTLGQKIVLYSLRVFMGLFSFGLIIAAFYGIFVATEFSQGKSGQEGILGLFFEYLPSIVITTGNFLVPLLCDQIALIERYAPSTTVIVALLRAVFLRLVSLGVLLFTLWRQITCEGDTNTGGCATCQYNYKVYPCWETRVGQEMYKLTLFDLLINIAVLILVEFPRRMVVDNWSSKLAQWVGRQEFVVSANVLGLVYGQTVVWTGALFCPLLPLINTIKFVLLFYFKKITLFYNCRPALKTFRSTTSTFFFLVVLLFGWGLATVVMVYSLAVIHPSMGCGPFRFFPSMWSIVPTSFYGLSEVTQEFLFFIGSQAFSIPLFVLSCVVMCYFVALASVYGKSVALLRAQLKLEGRDKQFLVKQIEELSRHQILKHTAGAHD, from the exons ATGGCCAGTGAACCACAGAGACGAGGCTCAACAGAGGTGCATGACTATGCTGAAG AGAACGGTTACCCCAGTGACCAGCAGTCGCTAAGGTTACGACGGGTTCCATCTCAAGTGTCCAATCAGAATCATCCTCAATTCGACTGGAGCTCGACCCCcgcagaggaggatgaggagggcaGCGGCGGACCGCCTCGGGACCTCAGGAGCAGTCCTCTGCCCATGTCACTAAAGAGAGCTGTGAG GCAGGTGCAGCAAATGCAGGTGCCTGTGGTTTCCAGCAGGGAGTCCTGGAAACGGAAAAAGACCAAATCTCTGCGTAAACTCAAAGACAACGCCAGAGGATCTCTCTACTTTTTAATCCTGTGGAGCAAGACGTTGCAAAAGATTGGAG GGAACTTCGGAGGTGGCGTCCAGTCTTACTTCCTGTTCCTGCGATTCTTGGTGGTTCTcaattttgtttcctttttgctGATTGCTGGATTTGTCCTCATCCCCAGCATCGTCTTCAGATCTGTCGAGCCCAGCGTTGTTAACAGCACTG GTCCAGAGGAATGCATGGAGTACGACCCTAATCCTCAAGGCTTGGTGGAGTTCTATAATTACTTCCTTGACTTACTTTCGGGAACG GGTTTCATGGAGTATTCATACCTGTTTTATGGCTACTACAACAACACAATGGTGGAGGACAATAACTTCTCCTATAACATCCCCCTGGCCTACCTCTTCACCGCCGTCTTCTACTTCATCTTCTGTCTCATCTGTATCATAGCACG CATGGGGACTGCAGCTCGAGTTGCCGTGGCAACGGGAGGCAGCGCCGGGGGCAACTACAGCATGATAGTGTTCACCAGCTGGGACTACGGTTGCCTGGGAGACCGAGCCACCAAACTGAAGCAGAAGAACATCCACTACCAGCTACAG gtgGATCTCGAGGAGGAGAGCATAAGGAAAAGGGCAGCCGCTCTGACTTTGGGTCAAAAAATTGTTTTATACTCTCTTCGTGTTTTTATGGGTTTATTTTCATTTGGGCTCATTATAGCAGCTTTCTACGGCATCTTCGTGGCCACCGAATTCAGCCAG GGAAAGAGTGGACAGGAAGGGATCCTGGGTTTGTTTTTTGAGTATCTACCTTCCATCGTCATCACCACCGGAAACTTCCTGGTACCGCTGCTGTGTGACCAGATTGCCCTGATAGAGCGATACGCCCCCAGCACTACTGTCATAGTGGCACTGTTAAG GGCAGTGTTTCTTCGTCTGGTGAGTCTGGGTGTTCTCCTCTTCACCCTGTGGCGTCAGATCACCTGCGAGGGGGACACAAATACTGGAGGTTGTGCAACGTGCCAATACAACTATAAAGTCTACCCG TGCTGGGAAACACGTGTAGGACAGGAGATGTACAAGCTGACGCTGTTTGACCTCCTCATCAACATTGCTGTGCTCATCCTGGTGGAGTTTCCACGCAG gatggTGGTGGACAACTGGTCCAGTAAGCTGGCTCAGTGGGTGGGTCGACAGGAGTTTGTGGTTTCCGCCAACGTGCTCGGACTGGTTTACGGTCAGACCGTGGTTTGGACAGGAGCTCTGTTTTGCCCTCTGCTGCCGCTCATTAACACCATCAAGTTTGTCCTCCTCTTCTACTTCAAGAAG ATCACACTCTTCTATAATTGTCGGCCAGCACTGAAGACATTTcgctccaccacctccaccttcttTTTCCTGGTGGTGCTCCTGTTTGGCTGGGGTCTAGCCACAGTTGTCATGGTTTACAGTCTTGCTGT GATCCATCCTTCTATGGGTTGCGGTCCTTTCCGTTTCTTCCCCAGCATGTGGTCGATTGTTCCAACATCTTTCTACGGCCTCTCTGAAGTTACACAGGAGTTTCTCTTCTTCATCGGTTCTCAGGCGTTCTCCATCCCTCTGTTTGTGTTATCTTG TGTGGTGATGTGCTATTTCGTAGCCTTAGCCTCTGTCTATGGGAAAAGTGTTGCCCTGCTAAGAGCTCAGCTTAAACTG GAGGGCCGTGACAAGCAGTTCTTGGTGAAGCAGATTGAGGAGCTGAGTCGACATCAGATACTAAAGCATACAGCAGGAGCACATGACTGA
- the leng1 gene encoding leukocyte receptor cluster member 1, whose translation MNILPKKSWHVRNKDNVARVRKDEAQAAEEEREAKRRVERAEQEARTEFLRRKSRASLPSSGEKRDEDDDERSGGSGILEHLNLFPLEESSEKKGNEEYLKEKQEEKEKQERAIGLLVSLGPQPGSEVTPWYLKTGKEKEERKEKEEKKEKDKRKGMSEEEKEKRDRKLKDLLDPLKDMKKALAVKEKKYHNSKKKERRDKGERRSSGESSIERLRAERLQREAEERRRTQALLDQRNGKRKEPGKETNEREMPYNSAYFPELARKRQRRDRDSWREEILKS comes from the exons ATGAACATCCTCCCGAAGAAGAGCTGGCACGTCCGCAACAAGGACAACGTCGCTCGCGTGCGGAAGGACGAGGCCcaggcagcagaggaggagcgCGAGGCCAAGCGTCGCGTGGAGCGTGCAGAGCAAGAG GCTCGTACGGAGTTTCTGAGAAGGAAATCTCGAGCTTCTCTCCCTTCATCAGGAGAAAAGagggatgaagatgatgatgaacgAAGTGGAGGAAGTGGAATTCTGGAGCATCTTAATCTTTTTCCCCTGGAGGAGTCGTCAGAGAAGAAGGGGAATGAGGAGTATCTCAAAGAAAAGCAAGAAGAAAAG gaGAAGCAGGAACGAGCCATCGGCTTGCTGGTGTCTCTGGGACCCCAACCAGGGTCAGAAGTCACTCCGTGGTACCTGAAAACTggcaaagaaaaagaagaaagaaaagaaaaagaagagaagaaagaaaaggacaAGAGGAAGGGAATGagtgaagaggagaaagagaagagagatcGCAAATTGAAAGATCTTTTAGACCCGTTGAAAGATATGAAGAAAGCTCTGGCTGTAAAGGAGAAGAAATACCACAACAGtaagaaaaaggaaagaagagacAAAGGGGAAAGGAGGAGCAGTGGAGAGAG CTCCATAGAAAGGTTACGTGCTGAGCGCTTACAGAGGGAGGCTGAAGAAAGGAGGAGAACTCAGGCGCTGCTCGACCAGAGGAACGGCAAAAGGAAGGAGCCAGGGAAGGAGACGAATGAGAGGGAGATGCCGTACAACAGCGCATACTTCCCAGAACTTGCTCGAAAGCGCCAAAGACGGGATCGAGACAGCTGGAGGGAGGAAATATTAAAATCATGA